In Marinitoga hydrogenitolerans DSM 16785, the genomic window ACAAAAAATGTTAAACCCTTATTTTCACCTATTGAAAATATGTTAAAAAATGTATTTCATATTGATGAGGAAAAAACTAGTGAAGTTATAGATAATATTATCAATGAATTTCCTAACCAAAAGAATAATTTACTAAAGGTACCTGGAATACAGGGATAATGAACGATAAAGGGAAAAAATATGAAGATGTTGCTGCACAATATTTGAAAAATAAAGGATTTAAAATATTAAAAAGAAATTTCACTACAAAAATTGGTGAAATAGATATAATTGCACTTGATAAAAACTGTTTAGTTTTTGTTGAAGTAAAAGGTGGTAAGGATTATTTAGAAAATCCTGCTTATAGAGTTAATTATAAAAAGCTGAAAAAGATTTCTCAAGTTGCAAATATTTATATTAAATTCACAAAAATAGACTTTGAAGAAACAAGAATTGATGTAATTGGAGTAAACGATAAATTTGAAATTTCATATTTTCCTGATCAAAAACTATTTTAACTATTAGGGGCATATTATGCCCCTAATAAAATTTTTGAAATATTTTTCCTTTTTGTGTTATAATTTTAGTATGAATAAAATTAATAAAAATGATAATATTTCAAGGAGGAAAAATCATGGAAAATATTAAGAACATTTCCTATGAAAAATATAATTTATGGTTAGATAAAGCTGATGTTGATATTGTAAAAGAATTAGAAAATATAAAAAATAATGATGATGAAATTTTAGATAGGTTTTTTAAAGACTTAGAATTTGGAACTGGCGGATTAAGAGGAAAATTAGGTGCAGGAACAAACAGAATGAATATACATACTGTAGCAAGGGCTACACAGGGATTTTCTAATTACTTAAAGACTACATGCAGATTTCCTGCTGTTGTTATTGCATATGATACAAGAAAAAATTCTTTTGAATTTGCTAAAACAGCAGCATCTGTTTTAGCTGCAAATGGCATTACAGTACATATATTTAAAGAAGTTACTGCTACACCAATCTTATCCTTTGCTGTTAGGTATTTAAAAGCAACTGGAGGAATTGTAATCACAGCAAGCCATAATCCTCCTGAATACAACGGATACAAAATTTATACTTCTGATGGAACACAAGCTGTTCCAAAGATTGCAAATAAAGTCATTGAAGAAATTAATAAATTAGATTATTTTGATAACATAAAAATTATTGATTTCGAAGAAGGCATTAAAAATGGAGATATTAATTGGATTTCAGATGAACTTTTTGATGATTATATAAATACATTAGAAAGCTATTTGAGATCTTTAAATCCTCATTTGGAAAATAATATAAAAATTGTATATACACCTTTACATGGTACTGGACTAAAACCTGTAAAAGAATTATTAACGCGATTAGGGTTTAATTTAAAAATAGTCGAAAAACAGGCTATACCAGATTCTAATTTTTCAACTGTTAGAGTACCCAATCCAGAAGAAAAAGATGCCTTTCAAATGGCTTTAGACTATGCAAAAGAAATCAATGCTCATTTAGTAATGGCAACTGATCCAGATTCTGATAGATTAGGTATATATGTTAAAGAAAACGATAGGTATATTGCATTTACTGGAAATCAAATTGGTGTTATGTTATCTCATTATATACTAACAAGAATGCAATCTTTGGGAATATTACCAAATAATGGGTTAATAATAAAAACAATTGTAACAACTGACATGATTAAACCTATTGCAAAAGAATTCAACGTTGCATTAGAAGAAACATTAACAGGCTTTAAATTCATAGGAGAGAAAATAGAAAAGTACTATAATAACGGTAAAAAGAAATTTATCTTTGGTTTTGAAGAAAGTTATGGTTATTTGGCAAATGAACATGCAAGAGATAAAGATGCTATAATTGCTGCTGGATTAGTTGCTATGCTAGTATCTCATGTTCATAATAAAAATATGTCTCTAAGTGACTATTTATCAACTCTTAGAAAAAAATATGGTTATTATCTTGAAGAAAATATTTCTTTTACTTTAGAAGGTATTGATGGATTAAATAAAATCAACGCTACTATGCAAAAATTGAGAACACAACCTCCTACACAAGTTGGTCAACTGAAATTAGTAGAAACAATTGATTATTTGAAGGGCATCAATGATTTACCAAAATCTAATGTTGTAGAATTAAATTTTGATAACAAATTGAAAATTATCGGAAGACCTTCTGGAACTGAGCCAAAAATTAAGTTTTATTTGTTAATAAATGGGAACATTGAATCTGAAGCGAAAGAAATTTTAACAACTGCACGAGAAGTTATAAATCATTTAATGAAATTTTGAGGTGAAATTATGGAACCTAACCTGCTATTAATTACAAATAATGGCGATTTTTATGTTCCAAAAGAATGTAAATTTGTAGATCCAAAAACATTGAAAATCATTCTTTATAGCGGAGAAGATCTAAACAACATAATAAATTTTAATAATGGAATTTTAGGTTATTTTATATTAAAAGAAAAAAAAGGAAACCTGGTTGGACTAAAAAGATTTCTAAAAATAGATAAAAAAATTTCTTCTTATTTAAAAGTTTCTTTTGTTGACTTTTTATCTGAAGAAATAAGAGAATTATATGGTGATTATATTGAAATAATTTCTGAGTTTATAGGACTTTATAACACTATACATGAATTTAATTCACTTATAAAAACTGAAAAAATACGTGAGAATTACGAAGATTGGTTAGAAAATATAGTTAACGATGTTGATGATTCTCACAAAGAAACATTAAAAATGTACATATCTAAATTTGCAAATATTTATTTAATTAGAATTTATGAAAATATATTTTCTAAAAACATTGAATTATTAGAAAAACAAGAAAAAGAAATCGCTTATAAATTATTAGAAACTGGTGTTTTAAAAGAAAAAGGCGTTTTATAACGGAGGTATAATATGAAAAGAGTTGCTGCAATAGTTGCCTATGATGGTACAAAATTTAACGGTTTTCAAGGTCAGCCAAAAGTAAGAACTGTTCAAGGTGAATTTGAAAAAACCTTAAATAGAATTTTCAAACAAAAAGTAATTTCATGGGGATCAGGTAGAACAGATACAGGAGTTCATGGTTATGGACAGGTTATTGCTTTTGATGTTCCAAATGATAGAATGACTTTAAAAAATATAAAAGATGCTTTAAATGCAAATCTTCCAGAAGATATTTATGTTAGGAAGGTTATAAGTGTTCGGGATAAATTTTCTCCACGTCATGAAGCTAAAAAAAGAATTTATCACTATTTCATTTATCAAAATGATGAACCAAATATTTTTTTAAGAGATAGGGTATGGTGGTTTCCATATGATTTAAATATTGATAAAATGAGAAGAGCTTCAAAATATTTAGAAGGAGAACATGACTTTACAACATTTAAAACCGGTAATGATGATCGAAATCCAATAAGAACTATTTATAGAATTAGAATTTTAAAAATGCGAAATAATATAATATTAATAAGAGTTGAGGGACAATCTTTTTTAAGAAGAATGGTTAGAAATATTGTAGGAGCATTAGTAAAGGTAGGGACAGAAAGTTGGGAACCAGATTATTTAAAAGAAATATTAGAAGCAAAAAGCAGATCAAAAGCACCAGCATCCGCTCCACCACAAGGATTATACTTTTATTCTGTGTTATTTTAATTTCTATATCAATATTTTCAAAAGAAAAAATAGGGCTAATATATAATGGCCCTTCTTATTTATTTTCTAATATTTTTTACACTCTCTATTCATATGCTGATATAGAAACTCCTCCATCTACTAATTCTAAAAGAATGGAAATTACAATTCAGGCTTCTACTATTATTATCAACTTTGAAAAGACCGAGTATGAAGATTCCATTGAAAATTTTTCTTCTTTAATAACAGAAATTTTTAAGAATTATTTTAAAAGGCAGATTTATCTAATAGCTAATAATTGCAAAATAATAGACGAATCTGGAAAACCCGTAAATTCAGCCTTTTTTACATGGTCAAAAAATTTAAAAATACAACTAATAAAAAACGACATTGAACTTGAATACCCTGTTAATTTACCTATTGGTCAAAGCTTAAAAAGTGTTCCGGATAGATGGATTAAAGTCAGTTTCTCTGGCTATACTGGAGATGCAACGTTAAATGGAAAAAAAATAGAATTAAAAAAAATTCTTGAACTACCTCCAAATCAATATACCTTAGAAACTCCTTATGAAAAAATTTCTTTCGACCTTAAAAATATATATAATAAATATAATATTTCTCTTATGGATGAAATAATAAAACAAGAAATAGAATTTAAAAAAATACTGGCAATCTTTGATTTAGAAACAGGTATTGAAATTACTGGTGAAGAAAAAAGTATATGGATACCAAAAGATGGAGGTGAAGTTCTAATAGTTGAAAATGCTGTTTTTGTCTCACCGTTTGGTCTCCTTGAAAAGAAAAAAGGAATTCAGTTTCATGGAATACCCGTATTTGCATATGAAAATAATTTTACAATTTACCTTATTACTTCATATGGTGAAATTATAACATTGGGTTTAAGAAATATAATTAGAGATATGGAAAGAGCTCCTGTGTCAATTAATGTAAACAATAATAAAATATATATAATAACTTTTGGTGGAAAAAAATATACAATTGACTTAAAAACTGGTGGTTTATATTATACAGGTCAAACTACAGAAATAAAAAATAATATACATATTTATACAGAAAAAAATTTCTCTTTAAAAAATACAAACATATTTATAAAAAATAATAAAGTAAAAATAACAAAAAAAACAACAAAATGAGGTATAAAAATGGAGATGAGATTAGATCTATATTTAACTAAAAATAATTATGTAGAATCAAGAGAAAAAGCACAACGTTTAATAAAAAATAAAAAAGTAAAGGTCAATGGAAATATCGTTATAAAACCATCACTAAAAGTAAGCGAAAAGGATAATGTTGAAGTTTTAGAAATTGAAAAATATGTCAGTAGAGCTGCATATAAATTGTTAAAAGCTTTTAGAGAATTTAAAATTAATGTTGAAAATAAAATATGTTCAGATATAGGTTCTTCAACTGGAGGGTTTACTCAAGTATTATTAGAAAATGGAGCAAAAAAGATTTATGCAATAGATTCTGGAACTAATCAATTACATATTAGTTTAAGAAATAATCCAAAAATTATATTAATGGAAAATACAAATGCTCGTTATTTAAAAAAAGAAGATTTTGATGATATTGAATTTTTCACCTGTGATGTTTCATTCATTTCCGTTACAAAACTTATAAATTCAATAAAAGAGATAACAATTTCAAATGCTGAAGGTATAATATTAATTAAACCACAATTTGAATTAACCTCCACAAAATTAATAAAAGGAATTGTGAAAGACGAGAAATCTCGAAAAGAAGCTATAAAAAAAGTAACAGATGCATTTAAAAAAGAAGGTTTTGAAATTTTAGGTATAACAGAGTCACCAATCAAAGGAAAAGAAGGCAATATGGAATTTTTATTATATGTCAGAAAAAACAATTAACATAATATTAAATATTAAGACATACATTTAAAGCTTTTAGTTGTTATAATACAAAAAATTAAATATTTTTAGGAATCTTTTCCTATATAATTCCAGTAATATGGTCTGGAAGTTTCTACCAGATGGCCGTAAACCATCTGACTATAGGGGAAGAGGGTTGTATATATTATTATGCTCCTCTTTTCTTATAGAGGAGTATATTTTTTTAGGAGGTGCTTATGAAAAAAGTTATTATTATTGATTATGGATCTCAATACACTCAATTATTAGCAAGAAGGGTTAGAGAATTAGGAGTTTATTCTGAAGTTATTCAATATGATGACACACCATCCAACAATTTCGGTGCTATAATACTTTCAGGTGGACCAAAAAGCGTTAATGAACAAGATTCTTTACCTCTTCCAAAATGGGTGTTAGAGTCTAACAAACCTATTTTAGGAATATGTTATGGATTGCAATTATTAGCAAAAAATTTAGGTGGTAAAGTAAAAAGAACTGAAGTTGCAGAATATGGAAAAACTGAAGTTGAAATTATTCAAGATCCTATATTTTATAATATACCAAAACATATAATAACCTGGATGAGTCATGGAGACTCTGTAACAAAACTACCTCAAAAATATAATGTGATTGCTAAAACTAAAAATAATATTTATGCTGCTATTAAATTTTCAAATAATATATATGGATTGCAATTTCATCCAGAGGTTAAACATACAGATCATGGTGAAAAAATAATCAAAAACTTTTTGTTTTATATCGCTAAATTGGAAAAAAATTGGTCATTAAACAATTTTATAGATGAAAAAATAAATGAAATTAAAAATGAAATTAAAGACAAAAAGGCTATTATTGCCCTTTCCGGGGGAGTCGACTCTTCAGTAGCCACTGTTTTAGTTCACAAAGCTATAGGGAAAAATTTAAAAGCTGTATTTGTAAATCATGGCTTATTAAGGCTAAATGAAGAAAATGAAGTGAAAAAAATATTTAAAGACTTGATTGGAATTAATTTGAATATTGTTGATTCAAAAAAAAGGTTTTTAAATAGATTAAAGAACATCTATGATCCAGAACAAAAAAGAAAAATTATAGGAGAGGAATTTATAAGAGTATTTGAAGATGATGCAAAAGGACATTATGATTATTTGGTTCAGGGTACTATTTATTCTGATATTATTGAAAGTGCAGCATCCGGAAAAAATACTGCAAAAATAAAAAGCCATCATAATGTTGGTGGTCTCCCTGAAAATATCAATCTCAAAATAATAGAACCCTTAAAATTTTTATTTAAAGACGAAGTGAGGAAAATAGGAGAAATTTTAGGAATACCAAAACATATATTATATAGACATCCCTTTCCAGGCCCTGGATTAGCAATAAGAATTATTGGAGAAATAACTGAAGAAAAACTTAATATTTTAAGAAGAGCAGATCAAATATTTATAGAAACTTTAAAAGAATATAATTGGTACAATAAAGTATGGCAAGCCTTTACTGTTTTAACATCTATAAAAACAGTTGGAGTAGTAGGAGATGAAAGAAATTATGATTATGTTCTTGCAATTAGAAGTGTGGATAGTGTAGAAGGAATGACTGCAAATTGGTCAAAAATACCTTTTGATATACTTGAAAAAGTTTCTAATAGAATTACAAATGAAATTAAGGGTGTTGGAAGGGTTGTGTATGATATTACCTCGAAACCACCAGCGACAATTGAATGGGAATGAAAGGAGAGAGTTTTATGTTTAGAGAAACACTAACATTTGATGATGTACTATTATTACCAAAATATAGCGAAGTTACTCCTTCACTGATTAAAACAAATTCATTATTAGTTAAAAATATATATTTAAATACTCCGTTTTTATCTGCTGCTATGGACACCGTAACAGAAAGCTCCATGGCAAAAGCTATGGCACATTTGGGCGGTATTGGAATTATTCATAAAAATTTAAGTATAGAAGAACAAGCACATGAAATTGAAAAAGTTAAAAAATCAGAAAATGGTATTATATATGATCCAGTTACCATTTCTCCTGACACAACTATATTTAAAGCTGAAGCAATAATGCATGACTATAAAATAGGTGGTCTTCCTGTCGTGAATGAAGACAACAAATTATTAGGTATTCTAACAAATAGAGATATGAGATTTGAAAAAGATTCGAATAAAAAAGCTAAAGATTTAATGACACCATTTAAAAAATTAATTGTTGCTAGTCCTCATATAACAATTAAAGAAGCTAAAGAAATACTTCATGAAAACAAAATAGAAAAACTTCCTATAATAAATGAAAAACAGGAATTAATAGGATTAATAACAATAAAAGATATTGTTTCTGTAATGGAACATCCAAATGCTTCTCGAGATAATAAAGGACGATTGTTAGTTGGTGCTGCTATAGGAATTTCTGATGCATTAGAAAGAGCCACAGCATTAATTAATGCCAATGTTGATATAATTGTTCTTGACTCAGCACATGGCCATTCTAAAAACATTATAGAAACTATAAAATTATTAAAATCTAAATTTCCTGAAACACCTATTATAGCTGGAAATATCGCAACAGAAGAAGCTTCAAAAGACTTAATAAAAGCCGGTGCAGATGCCTTAAAAGTTGGTATTGGTCCTGGTTCAATATGCACTACCAGAGTTGTTGCAGGTATTGGAGTTCCACAATTAACTGCTATAATGGATGTAGTAAAAATTGCAAAAAAATATAATATCCCCGTAATTGCTGATGGTGGAATAAGGTATTCAGGAGACATTGTAAAAGCTTTAGCTGCAGGTGCAAATACTGTAATGCTTGGAAGTTTATTTGCTGGAACAGAAGAAGCGCCTGGAGAAACAATATTATATCAAGGAAGAAAATATAAAACTTATAGAGGTATGGGATCAATTAGTGCAATGAAAAAAGGCAGTAAAGATAGATATTTTCAGGAGAATATAACTAATACGGATAAACTTGTTCCAGAAGGTGTTGAAGGAATGGTTCCTTATAAGGGTAAAGTGAAAGAAATTGTATATCAACTATTAGGTGGGCTAAAATCGGGAATGGGGTATATTGGCGCAAAAGATATTGATGATTTACATGAGAAAGCCGAATTTATAAAAATAACCTCTTCAAGTATTAAAGAAAGTCATCCTCATGATATTTCAATTACAAAAAAGGCTCCTAATTATTCTATAAAATGAATATTCATTTATAAAATATTCATTTATAAAAGGCATCCTACAAATATTGAGGATGCCTTTTGTTTAATGTATTATTTAATTGGTGGTTTGTATGGATTATAATATGGAGTTGGAAAATATCTATTCGATTGATTAAACCCAGGTCGTTTAAATTTATAATTGTAATTATAAGGATATGGATATTGTTGCATATGTGGATAAGGTGTTCTATATTCCATTAGTTTTCTGTGATAAATCATATCTTGATATTGTTTTTTTTGGTATAATCTTCTAGCGATTTCTTTTCTTAAATCTACTGTTTTGTTTTTATAATCGATTTTCACTGGAATAAAATATTTATCAGTTTTTAATTCTACATAATACCCATAAAGAGTTATATTTGTGTTATTTTCAAACCACTTTTCTAATATTGGTGCGTTTGGAAAAATCGCTTTGAAATCTCCTTTATCTTTTAATGTTAAAAACATAAATCTACTGTTTTCATGAGTATTTATTTCGTCTATAGTACCCTTCACTTCAAACAATTTATTAGCATCTAAAATCGGAATATTAACCCAGGAAAACATGGAAATGCTTAATAACATTAATAATAAAACTCCTAAAATCTTTTTCATATTATCACCCCCAAAATTCTAAGTTTTCTATTTTTATAATACAGCACAAACCTTAAAATTTCCTTAGAAACAACTTAGAATTTTAGTATATTTATTTAACTTTCAAATTTTTCTTTAATCTCTTCAAATTTTCTATCTATTTTTTCTTTTTCTTCCTTTGTAATTGACAACTTTTCCTTGGCAATTAATAATAAATCCAAACCTTTTTTATATATTTCTAAGGCATATTCAATATCTAAATCGTTACTGTTTTTTTGAAATGTTTGAGATATTAATTCAAGCATATTTGAAATATCTTTAAAAGAATGCTTTTTCAATTCTGTTTTTGTCATTTTTAATATTTCATTAATAGTCATTTCATTTCCTCCTTATAATATTTTACCTCTTTTATTATACTTTCTACTTCTCCATCTCTTAATTTAATTTCTAAATTTTTCTTTTTATCTAATTTATAAACGCTATCAATAACTTCAGAATTTTGAACCAATACTGCTCCACCACTTAAAAATGAACTGAACGGACTGTTTTTAGTTATTTCTAAATAATAATCATTTAATTTCTTTAAAAGATTCGATTCATAAACTTCAAAAAGATTTCTTATTGTTTTTTCAATATTATAATTATCATTTTTTATTATATTAATTTCATTGTTTATATACTTAGAAATAAAATCAAAAGAATTTAATTCCTTAGAAATAAAAGATTCTGAGTTTTCTAATATTCTTTCAAAAAAAGTTAGAGAATTATGATATACATTCATTTTATTTTTTTCTTCTTCAAAAAACTGATCAATTAATACGCTTAAATTATTTAGTATATTTTTTGTATAAAATTCCGCATGCAAAAAAATATTATTTATAGAATATATTATATTTTGAAAATTATCATTTATTTGATTATTAAATACTTCAATTTGATTTACAATAGATCTTGCTACCTCAGTTGGAGTAGAAAATCTCATATAAGAAACATAATCAGGAATTGTTATATCTTGCTCATGCCCAATTCCTGTCAAAACTGGAATTTTATTATTAGAAACCCATGCAATATTTTCAGCTAAATTGTAATCATCGAAATACATCAAATCAGATTGTGACCCTCCACCTCTAATTAATGCTATAACATCATAATTAATTTTAGATTCAATAATTCTTTTTAAAGCTTTGCTAACATTAATTGGAACTTCTACTCCTTGCATTGAAGAAGGATATAAATGTATTAAAGGAGGATTTTTTAATTTATTAATATTTTTTATAAAATCGCCATATCCAGCAGCTGTTTCTGAAGATATTACTGCTATTTTTCTGATAGGCTGTAAAGATTCTAATTTATTTTCTCTTTCCCTTAAAAGTCCTTTAATTTTCAATCTTTTTATTATTTCTTTTCTTCTTTTTTCTAATTTTGAATCACCAAGAGGAAAAAGTGATTGCAATCTAATAGCAAAAGTGGATGTTGTTGGCCAAAATGAAATCTTACCTAAAAAATTCCAACTTTTATTCTCTAATTCCTTTATATTTTTTAACCCAAGATTGTCAATAAGTGTTTTTATATAATATCTAGAAAGAAATACATTTATTTTAAATGTTTTCCCCTTTTCATTTCTTTGAGAAACCTCAATAAATAAATCTCCAGCGCTACTAATCTTAGCTCTTGAAATATCTCCTTCAAAAACGACAGTATCATCAAATAAATTTGTTTTTTCCAATTCTAAAGAAATCCAATTTATTAGTTCTAATAAACTTTTAAATTTTTTCATTTTCATCCTCTTTTCCAGATAAGACTACAGTTATTTCACCTTTAACATTTTTCTTGGAAAAATGTTGTATAGCTTCACTAACTTTTCCTCTAAATAATTCTTGATGAACTTTTGTCATTTCTCTAGCTATAAATATATCTCTATTTCCAACTATTTCAAGTATTTCTTTTAAAGTATTATTTAATCTTTGTGGTGATTCAAAAAAAACAAATAAAATCCCCAAGTCCTTCATTTTTCTGAAAAGACGCCTTTTGTTTTTTCCTCTTGGAAGAAATCCTTGAAACATGTATTTGGATCCTGGGAACCCACTAATAGCAATTGCAGCAGATGGTGCATTTGGTCCTGGTATAATATCAATCTCAATATTTTCTTCCCAACATTTATTAATTAATTGATAACCAGGATCAGAAATCACAGGCATCCCAGCATCACTTACTAAAGAACAAATATTATTTTCTTTTATAATTCCAATAGCTTTATTCAAAACTTTATGTGCATTATATTCACTAAATGTAAATAACTCTTTTTTTCCAATCTCTAAACTATTTAATAATTTTATAGTAACTCTTTTATCTTCAACAAAAATAATATCAGATTCTTTTAATATTTCAACAGCTCTTAATGATATATCTTTTAGATTACCTATTGGTGTTCCTATTATATATAACTTTCCCATATTTTCACCTCACATTAAAAAAACCCGCAAATGCGGGTTTTGGTGCCGGAGACGGGACTTGAACCCGCATAGGCTAAAGCCCATATGATTCTGAATCATACGCGTCTGCCAATTCCGCCACCCCGGCTCTTTAATCTTCTATTTCGTATATATCGTTATTAGAAACAATATCATATGTTAATGCTTTTAACGAAATTGTAAAGTCGACATTTTCAACAGCAATGTTTTCAGGTAAAGTTAGTGATGTTGGTGCAAAATTTAAAATACCTTTTATCCCTGTTTTAACTAATTGGTCAGCAACTTTTTGAGCTACTTCGGCTGGCACTGTTAAAATAGCAATTTCAATATTTTTTTCGGTACATACCTTACTTATATCTTTCATATCATATACAAGTACACCTGCAGATATTTGTGTTCCAATTTTCGTTTTATCTTTATCAAATCCTGCTTTGATAAAAAAACCATTTTTTTCAAGTCCTGTATAGTTCGCAATTGCAGAACCCAAATTTCCTACACCAATTACTGCTACATTCCATTTTTTATTAAGCCCTAAAATGGTTTTTATAGAACTTTGTAATTTATCAATGTCATATCCTACACCACGTTTTCCAAACTCTCCAAAATAAGACAAATCTTTTCTAATTTGACTTGCTTTAATGTGTAAAGACTCTGCTAATTCTTTTGATGACGTTTTTTGAAGTCCCATAGATTTTTTATTTTCTAAACACCTATAATACATTGCAAGTCTTTTAATAGTTGGTTTTGGTATTTTAGGATTTTTCATAATTTACCCCCAATCACTTTTTTATTACTATATTAAGTAATTTCCCTTTTACCAAAATTACCTTTTTTATTTCAGCATTTTCTATGTATTTTTTTACCTTATCATTTTCAAATGCTTTGTTTTTTATTTCTTCTTCTGAAGAATTAGCATTAACAATTATCTTGGCTCTTACTTTACCATTTACCTGAACAACAATTTCTAATTCCTCAACTTCTAAAGCCTTTTCATCAACCGTTGGCCATTGAGCATCTAAAACAAATGTATTATGCCCCATCATATGCCATAATTCCTCTGATAAATGTGGTGCAAATGGCGATAATAAAATAACAAAATCATATGCTAATTCTTTTAATAATTCTTTATTCCAATTCTTTTCATCAACATTATTCATATATGCATTTAATTCATTCATTAATTCCATCATACCACTAATTGCAGTATTAAATTGAAAATTCTTTTCAATATCATTTGTAATTTTCGAAATCATTTGATGTAATTTTCTTCTCAAAGATTTTTCTTCTTTTGTATTTAATTTCATATTTTCAATATTCACATCTTTTGTAACTTCAATTATTTTTGACATTAAATTCCACACTTTGTTCA contains:
- the xseA gene encoding exodeoxyribonuclease VII large subunit, whose protein sequence is MKKFKSLLELINWISLELEKTNLFDDTVVFEGDISRAKISSAGDLFIEVSQRNEKGKTFKINVFLSRYYIKTLIDNLGLKNIKELENKSWNFLGKISFWPTTSTFAIRLQSLFPLGDSKLEKRRKEIIKRLKIKGLLRERENKLESLQPIRKIAVISSETAAGYGDFIKNINKLKNPPLIHLYPSSMQGVEVPINVSKALKRIIESKINYDVIALIRGGGSQSDLMYFDDYNLAENIAWVSNNKIPVLTGIGHEQDITIPDYVSYMRFSTPTEVARSIVNQIEVFNNQINDNFQNIIYSINNIFLHAEFYTKNILNNLSVLIDQFFEEEKNKMNVYHNSLTFFERILENSESFISKELNSFDFISKYINNEINIIKNDNYNIEKTIRNLFEVYESNLLKKLNDYYLEITKNSPFSSFLSGGAVLVQNSEVIDSVYKLDKKKNLEIKLRDGEVESIIKEVKYYKEEMK
- the rsmI gene encoding 16S rRNA (cytidine(1402)-2'-O)-methyltransferase, with the protein product MGKLYIIGTPIGNLKDISLRAVEILKESDIIFVEDKRVTIKLLNSLEIGKKELFTFSEYNAHKVLNKAIGIIKENNICSLVSDAGMPVISDPGYQLINKCWEENIEIDIIPGPNAPSAAIAISGFPGSKYMFQGFLPRGKNKRRLFRKMKDLGILFVFFESPQRLNNTLKEILEIVGNRDIFIAREMTKVHQELFRGKVSEAIQHFSKKNVKGEITVVLSGKEDENEKI
- a CDS encoding redox-sensing transcriptional repressor Rex, translated to MKNPKIPKPTIKRLAMYYRCLENKKSMGLQKTSSKELAESLHIKASQIRKDLSYFGEFGKRGVGYDIDKLQSSIKTILGLNKKWNVAVIGVGNLGSAIANYTGLEKNGFFIKAGFDKDKTKIGTQISAGVLVYDMKDISKVCTEKNIEIAILTVPAEVAQKVADQLVKTGIKGILNFAPTSLTLPENIAVENVDFTISLKALTYDIVSNNDIYEIED